A stretch of the uncultured Cohaesibacter sp. genome encodes the following:
- the fabZ gene encoding 3-hydroxyacyl-ACP dehydratase FabZ: MTEKTTLDSADIMRVMELLPHRYPFLMIDKIIEMDGDDSCIGIKNVTINEPHFIGHFPNQPVMPGVLLIEAMAQTAGALCVNNRKEMGPPSVVYFMTIDKCKFRKPVVPGDVVQIHVKKIRNRATIWKFACEAQVDGVKVCEAEVSAMLVGNEDK; this comes from the coding sequence ATGACTGAAAAAACGACCCTTGATAGTGCAGACATCATGCGTGTCATGGAACTTTTGCCGCACAGATATCCTTTCTTGATGATTGACAAGATCATCGAGATGGACGGCGATGATAGCTGTATCGGCATTAAGAATGTGACCATCAACGAGCCGCATTTCATCGGCCATTTTCCCAATCAACCGGTGATGCCGGGGGTTCTGTTGATCGAAGCCATGGCGCAGACCGCTGGTGCCTTGTGCGTCAACAATCGAAAGGAAATGGGCCCGCCGAGCGTTGTCTATTTCATGACGATCGACAAATGCAAATTCCGTAAACCGGTCGTGCCTGGTGACGTTGTCCAAATTCACGTCAAGAAGATCCGCAATCGTGCCACCATCTGGAAGTTTGCTTGTGAAGCACAGGTGGACGGCGTCAAGGTTTGCGAAGCCGAAGTGAGCGCCATGCTCGTAGGAAATGAAGATAAATAA